One genomic segment of Pelagerythrobacter marensis includes these proteins:
- a CDS encoding HpcH/HpaI aldolase/citrate lyase family protein, whose translation MTTPGSSPSSARPLPRIRSWLFAPGDSERKMAKAADGPADIVLLDLEDSVSPENKPAARALVRDFLTARDDRSRLWVRVNPLSGGETLADLEAVIPAAPGGIMLPKAEGKADVEALDAHLTRLEAANGIAAGQTRVAALVTETPRAMFRTGDYEGAPRLAAMSWGAEDLSSALGARVQFGPNGQYMPTFELARSLCLLGAAAAGVAAIETIQADFRDLEGLRDRAQMVRSQGYRGMLAIHPAQVEVINEAFTPGEAEIAHARKVIAAFDANPGAGAVGLDGAMLDRPHLVLARNLLADAGLHA comes from the coding sequence ATGACTACGCCCGGTTCCAGCCCCAGCAGTGCCCGCCCCTTGCCGCGGATACGATCATGGCTGTTCGCGCCGGGCGACAGCGAGCGGAAGATGGCCAAGGCCGCCGACGGCCCCGCCGATATCGTCCTGCTCGATCTCGAAGATTCCGTCTCTCCCGAAAACAAGCCGGCAGCGCGCGCGCTGGTGCGCGATTTCCTCACCGCGCGCGACGATCGCTCGCGGCTGTGGGTCCGCGTCAATCCACTGTCCGGGGGTGAGACGCTGGCGGATCTGGAAGCTGTCATCCCCGCCGCCCCGGGCGGGATCATGCTGCCCAAGGCCGAAGGAAAGGCCGACGTCGAGGCGCTCGACGCGCATCTTACCCGGCTGGAGGCCGCAAACGGAATCGCCGCCGGGCAGACCCGCGTAGCCGCCCTGGTGACCGAAACCCCGCGGGCTATGTTCCGCACCGGCGATTACGAGGGCGCGCCGCGGCTCGCCGCGATGAGCTGGGGTGCAGAGGACCTGTCCTCCGCCCTCGGCGCGCGCGTCCAGTTCGGGCCCAACGGACAGTACATGCCGACATTCGAGCTGGCGCGCAGCCTGTGCCTGCTGGGCGCGGCGGCAGCCGGGGTCGCGGCGATCGAGACGATTCAGGCCGACTTCCGCGACCTGGAAGGCCTGCGCGACCGGGCGCAGATGGTTCGCAGCCAGGGATACCGCGGCATGCTGGCCATCCATCCGGCGCAAGTCGAGGTTATCAACGAGGCCTTCACCCCGGGGGAGGCAGAAATCGCCCATGCCCGCAAAGTCATCGCCGCATTCGATGCCAACCCGGGCGCGGGCGCGGTGGGCCTTGATGGCGCGATGCTCGATCGGCCACATCTGGTCCTGGCACGCAATCTGCTCGCCGATGCCGGATTGCACGCCTAA
- a CDS encoding polysaccharide deacetylase family protein, translating into MTKPVYNLPPPGPPARFSPDFGRRVLLTVDTEEEFDWEGPFTRDRHGLRHVPRLRNFQEFCEAQEIVPSYLIDWPIANSAVAKDILGDAVARGTAEVGIQLHPWVNPPFDEEVDERNSYAGNLPPDLERAKFLQLRDAIAKNFGANPQLYRAGRYGFGSSTTQLLREAGVGVDTSFRPLFDYRKGHGPDFADYPLEPFWLDGEMSVLELPLTTVYWGMLRRQGRLLYPALSRMPRMRGIAARLGMLERIPLTPEGTTVDDAIRGLDMAIDDGLPLIVLSFHSPSLALGHTPYVETDDDLDALYDWFRAVFAYLGQHGIRPTTVAEIMQSVAV; encoded by the coding sequence TTGACCAAGCCTGTCTACAATCTGCCTCCCCCCGGCCCCCCGGCCCGTTTCTCACCCGATTTCGGACGCCGCGTCCTGCTGACCGTCGATACCGAGGAGGAATTCGATTGGGAGGGGCCGTTCACCCGCGATCGCCACGGTCTGCGGCACGTGCCCCGCCTTCGCAATTTTCAGGAGTTCTGCGAGGCGCAGGAGATCGTTCCCAGCTATCTGATCGACTGGCCGATCGCCAATTCGGCCGTCGCGAAGGATATCCTGGGCGATGCGGTCGCCCGCGGCACGGCCGAAGTCGGCATCCAGCTCCATCCCTGGGTCAATCCGCCGTTCGACGAGGAAGTGGACGAGCGCAATTCCTACGCCGGGAACCTGCCGCCCGATCTGGAACGGGCCAAGTTCCTCCAGCTGCGCGACGCAATCGCGAAGAATTTCGGCGCCAACCCGCAGCTTTATCGCGCCGGGCGATATGGCTTCGGCTCGTCGACCACGCAGCTTCTGCGCGAAGCCGGGGTCGGCGTGGACACATCGTTCCGCCCGCTGTTCGATTACCGCAAGGGGCACGGGCCGGACTTTGCCGATTACCCGCTCGAACCGTTCTGGCTCGATGGCGAGATGTCGGTGCTCGAACTGCCGCTGACCACGGTTTACTGGGGAATGCTGCGGCGGCAGGGGCGCCTGCTCTATCCCGCGCTCTCGCGGATGCCCAGAATGCGCGGGATCGCAGCGCGGCTGGGAATGCTCGAACGAATCCCGCTGACGCCGGAAGGCACAACGGTGGACGATGCGATTCGCGGGCTCGATATGGCGATCGACGATGGCCTGCCGCTGATCGTGCTGTCGTTCCACAGCCCCTCGCTCGCGCTGGGCCACACGCCTTATGTGGAGACCGACGACGATCTCGATGCGCTGTACGACTGGTTCCGCGCGGTCTTCGCCTATCTGGGCCAGCACGGCATCCGCCCGACCACCGTGGCGGAGATCATGCAGTCGGTCGCTGTCTGA
- a CDS encoding holin family protein, whose amino-acid sequence MPLIESLIGPMAAIIDKVIPDKEARARAKLELLQLEGTQELKRIETRLSAIVAEANSRDPWTSRARPSFLYVMYVLLLFALPMGVLSAFDPAAARNIGAGITAYLRGLPEELYMLFGTGYLGYTAARQWGKAKGVEN is encoded by the coding sequence ATGCCTCTCATCGAATCGCTTATCGGCCCGATGGCCGCGATCATCGACAAGGTGATCCCGGACAAGGAAGCCCGCGCCCGGGCCAAGCTCGAACTGCTCCAGCTCGAAGGAACGCAGGAACTGAAACGGATCGAGACCCGCCTTTCCGCCATCGTGGCAGAGGCAAACTCGCGCGATCCCTGGACCAGCCGCGCCCGGCCCAGCTTCCTCTATGTCATGTACGTCCTGCTGCTGTTCGCCCTGCCGATGGGCGTGCTTTCCGCCTTCGACCCCGCAGCCGCACGCAATATCGGCGCCGGCATCACCGCCTATCTGCGGGGCCTGCCCGAAGAACTCTACATGCTCTTCGGCACCGGCTACCTCGGCTATACCGCCGCCCGGCAGTGGGGGAAGGCAAAGGGCGTCGAGAACTGA
- a CDS encoding TonB-dependent receptor domain-containing protein: protein MTGKLITSHIALAGSLLCASMAQAQDTAPTVEAAPDQAAQAANTGEGLIVVTGSRIQRDGYNAPTPLTVLQAEDIEATAPANIADFVNQIPSVIGSSTPASSNLSMSAGTSGLNTINLRGLGTNRTLVLLNGQRSVGSALGGQVDVNTFPQGLISGVEVVTGGASAAYGSDAVTGVVNFILDEDYTGIKAGAEAGITTYGDAPNYRFDLTFGTPFADGRGHILLNGELAVKDGLHGVPRDWNDKGWYQINNPAYAPGNGEPERLITDQAGLSLATPGGLITDGPLRGLYFGQGGAIGQFDFGTVVNPWIIGGDWAMTQVNDTQSLDPEENRKSIFGRISYEVAPWLSVFAQGSYARSVNQGQLGIHRNQGNVTIQADNAFLPDEVRSALLAANETSFRFGTTNADLGVRTNRTTRGVQRYVVGANGEFPLFADVARWDVYYQKGIANTREEALGIANNTRFALATDAVFAPAGNALGVAEGTIVCRSSLTDTDNGCVPLNRFGIGVADPAALDWVLGDLYREQRFEQNVFAANLSFTAFDLPAGPLSVAIGGEHRTEEVSGYVEDRYQSGWFTGNYLPSFGDYSVTEGYLEVLAPIFDGFDVNGAIRATDYSTSGYVTTWKLGATFEPMDGLRFRATRSRDIRAPNLAELFTAGSTRTNTVLDPFNNNQSTPFAGTSTGNPRLEPEKADQWGVGVVVQPRFFPGFSASVDYYDIKIKDAIDSLDAQTIIDRCHEGVSEYCAAIVRGANDFGTNLQIFESPFNFASQRARGLDFETSYRTDLGAGALTLRGIATLYLENTVDNGIDPAVDIVGENSAYGNPEFVYRMIASYADGPLRLNLIGRGISSGTYDNSFVECTSGCPESSATARTINTNHIDGAFYLDASVYHDFSLGMSELSLFFAVSNLLDKDPPVVGSGPAGSAYATPATNQSLFDLLGRTFRIGASIEF from the coding sequence ATGACGGGAAAACTGATCACTTCGCATATCGCACTGGCGGGCAGCCTCCTGTGCGCATCGATGGCCCAGGCACAGGACACCGCCCCGACAGTGGAGGCGGCACCCGACCAGGCCGCGCAGGCCGCAAACACGGGCGAGGGACTGATCGTCGTCACCGGCTCGCGCATTCAGCGCGACGGCTATAACGCGCCGACCCCGCTGACGGTGCTCCAGGCCGAGGATATCGAGGCCACCGCGCCTGCCAATATCGCCGATTTCGTGAACCAGATTCCGTCGGTCATCGGCAGCTCCACCCCAGCCAGTTCGAACCTGTCGATGAGCGCGGGCACTTCGGGCCTCAACACGATCAACTTGCGCGGCCTCGGCACCAATCGCACGCTGGTGCTGCTCAACGGGCAGCGGTCGGTCGGATCGGCGCTGGGCGGCCAGGTCGATGTAAACACATTCCCCCAGGGCCTGATTTCCGGGGTCGAGGTGGTTACCGGCGGCGCATCGGCCGCTTACGGGTCCGACGCCGTTACCGGCGTCGTGAACTTCATCCTCGACGAGGATTACACCGGCATAAAGGCCGGGGCCGAAGCGGGCATCACCACTTATGGCGACGCGCCCAATTACCGGTTTGACCTGACCTTCGGCACCCCCTTTGCCGACGGGCGCGGGCATATCCTGCTGAACGGCGAGCTGGCGGTGAAGGATGGCCTGCACGGCGTGCCGCGCGACTGGAACGACAAGGGCTGGTACCAGATCAACAACCCCGCATACGCCCCGGGCAACGGCGAGCCGGAGCGGCTGATCACCGACCAGGCCGGGCTCAGCCTCGCGACTCCGGGCGGGCTGATCACCGATGGTCCGCTGCGCGGCCTCTACTTCGGGCAGGGCGGCGCGATCGGCCAGTTCGATTTCGGGACGGTCGTCAACCCGTGGATCATCGGCGGGGACTGGGCCATGACCCAGGTGAACGACACCCAGTCGCTGGACCCGGAAGAAAACCGCAAGAGCATCTTCGGCCGGATCAGTTATGAAGTCGCGCCCTGGCTCAGCGTCTTTGCCCAGGGCAGCTATGCCCGCTCGGTCAACCAGGGCCAACTGGGTATTCACCGCAACCAGGGCAATGTCACCATTCAGGCCGACAATGCCTTCCTGCCCGATGAAGTGCGCAGCGCCTTGCTGGCCGCCAACGAAACCTCGTTCCGCTTCGGCACGACCAACGCCGACCTCGGCGTGCGCACCAATCGCACAACGCGCGGAGTGCAGCGTTACGTCGTCGGCGCGAACGGCGAGTTCCCGCTGTTCGCCGATGTCGCCCGCTGGGACGTCTATTACCAGAAGGGCATTGCCAATACGCGGGAAGAGGCGCTGGGTATCGCCAACAACACGCGCTTCGCCCTGGCCACCGACGCGGTTTTCGCACCGGCAGGCAACGCGCTGGGCGTGGCGGAAGGCACGATCGTGTGCCGTTCCAGCCTGACCGACACGGACAATGGCTGCGTTCCGCTCAACCGGTTCGGTATCGGCGTGGCCGATCCCGCGGCGCTCGACTGGGTCCTGGGCGATCTCTACCGCGAGCAGCGGTTCGAACAGAACGTCTTTGCTGCCAATCTCTCGTTCACCGCCTTCGATCTGCCGGCCGGGCCGCTGTCTGTCGCGATTGGCGGCGAACACCGGACCGAGGAGGTTTCGGGCTATGTCGAGGACCGGTACCAATCGGGCTGGTTCACCGGCAATTACCTGCCCAGTTTCGGCGACTATTCGGTGACGGAGGGGTACCTGGAAGTCCTGGCCCCGATCTTCGACGGTTTCGATGTGAACGGCGCGATCCGCGCGACCGACTATTCCACCAGCGGTTATGTCACGACCTGGAAGCTGGGGGCGACCTTCGAACCAATGGACGGGCTGCGGTTCCGCGCCACCCGTTCGCGCGACATCCGGGCGCCCAATCTGGCGGAGCTGTTCACTGCTGGCTCGACGCGCACGAACACCGTGCTCGATCCGTTCAACAACAACCAGTCCACCCCCTTCGCCGGCACGAGCACGGGCAACCCGCGGCTCGAACCGGAAAAGGCCGACCAGTGGGGTGTGGGGGTCGTCGTCCAGCCGCGCTTCTTCCCCGGCTTTTCCGCCTCGGTCGATTACTACGACATCAAGATCAAGGATGCGATCGACTCGCTCGATGCCCAGACGATCATCGATCGCTGTCACGAGGGAGTTAGCGAGTATTGCGCGGCGATTGTGCGCGGGGCGAACGACTTCGGGACCAACCTGCAAATCTTCGAAAGCCCGTTCAACTTCGCATCGCAGCGAGCCCGCGGCCTCGATTTCGAGACGTCGTATCGCACCGATCTGGGGGCGGGCGCGCTTACCCTGCGTGGCATTGCCACGCTCTATCTTGAGAACACGGTGGACAACGGAATCGACCCGGCGGTCGATATCGTCGGGGAGAACAGCGCCTACGGCAATCCGGAGTTCGTCTATCGCATGATCGCGAGCTATGCCGACGGGCCGCTGCGCCTGAACCTGATCGGGCGGGGTATCAGTTCGGGCACTTACGACAACAGCTTCGTCGAATGCACGTCGGGCTGTCCGGAATCGTCGGCCACGGCGCGCACCATCAACACCAACCACATCGATGGCGCGTTCTATCTCGATGCTTCAGTCTATCACGACTTCAGCCTCGGCATGTCCGAACTCAGCCTGTTTTTCGCGGTGAGCAACCTGCTGGACAAGGACCCGCCGGTTGTCGGCTCCGGCCCGGCAGGCAGCGCCTATGCCACGCCGGCGACCAACCAGTCGCTGTTCGACCTTCTGGGGCGCACGTTCCGCATCGGTGCGTCGATCGAATTCTAG
- the accC gene encoding acetyl-CoA carboxylase biotin carboxylase subunit has product MGISRILIANRGEIALRIHRAAHEMGIETVAVHSTADADAMHVRLADHAVCIGPPPANESYLNVANIISAAEIAQADAIHPGYGFLSENAKFAEIVEAHDIKWIGPKPEHIRTMGDKVEAKRTAGALGLPLVPGSDGAVSDYDEARRIAGEIGYPVIIKAASGGGGRGMKVCEGPDQLETLMKQAGSEAKAAFGDATVYIEKYLGNPRHIEFQVFGDGRGGAIHLGERDCSLQRRHQKVLEEAPSPVITPEERDRMGSICAKAMADMAYRGAGTIEFLWEDGEFYFIEMNTRLQVEHPVTEMITGIDLVREQIRIADGKDLSCSQDEITFTGHAIECRLNAEDPWTFAPSPGTVNYYHAAGGMHVRVDSGLYAGYRIPPYYDSMIAKLIVYGRNRERCIMRLRRALEEMVVEGVKTSIPLHQELIKQPDVLNGDYSIKWLEEWLKERSADSQA; this is encoded by the coding sequence GTGGGCATTTCACGCATCCTTATCGCCAACCGGGGCGAAATCGCGCTGCGAATCCACCGTGCGGCGCACGAAATGGGCATCGAAACGGTCGCCGTGCATTCGACCGCCGATGCCGACGCGATGCACGTGCGGCTGGCCGATCACGCCGTCTGCATCGGCCCGCCGCCGGCGAATGAAAGCTACCTCAACGTCGCCAACATCATTTCCGCGGCGGAGATCGCGCAGGCCGACGCGATCCATCCCGGCTACGGCTTCCTGTCCGAAAACGCCAAGTTCGCCGAGATCGTCGAGGCGCACGACATCAAGTGGATCGGGCCCAAGCCCGAACATATCCGCACGATGGGCGACAAGGTGGAAGCGAAGCGCACCGCCGGCGCGCTGGGCCTGCCGCTCGTCCCCGGCAGCGATGGCGCCGTATCCGATTACGACGAAGCGCGGCGGATCGCGGGCGAAATCGGCTATCCCGTCATCATCAAGGCTGCCAGCGGCGGCGGCGGACGCGGGATGAAGGTCTGCGAGGGGCCCGACCAGCTCGAAACCCTGATGAAACAGGCCGGCAGCGAGGCCAAGGCCGCTTTCGGCGACGCCACCGTCTATATCGAAAAGTACCTCGGCAATCCGCGCCATATCGAATTCCAGGTGTTCGGCGACGGGCGCGGCGGCGCAATCCATCTAGGCGAACGCGACTGTTCGTTGCAGAGGCGCCACCAGAAGGTTCTCGAAGAAGCGCCCTCCCCCGTGATCACGCCCGAAGAACGCGACCGCATGGGTAGCATCTGCGCGAAGGCGATGGCCGACATGGCCTATCGCGGCGCGGGCACGATCGAATTCCTGTGGGAAGACGGCGAGTTCTACTTCATCGAAATGAACACGCGCCTACAGGTCGAACATCCGGTGACCGAGATGATCACCGGGATCGACCTGGTGCGCGAACAGATCCGCATTGCCGATGGCAAGGATCTGTCGTGCAGCCAGGACGAGATCACCTTCACCGGCCATGCGATCGAATGCCGCCTCAATGCCGAAGATCCGTGGACTTTCGCCCCCTCCCCCGGAACGGTGAATTACTACCACGCGGCCGGCGGTATGCACGTGCGCGTCGATAGCGGGCTCTACGCCGGTTACCGCATTCCGCCCTATTACGATTCGATGATCGCAAAGCTGATCGTCTACGGCCGCAACCGCGAACGCTGCATCATGCGCCTGCGCCGCGCGCTGGAGGAAATGGTGGTCGAGGGTGTGAAGACCTCGATCCCGCTGCATCAGGAACTGATCAAGCAGCCCGACGTGCTGAACGGCGACTATTCGATCAAGTGGCTGGAGGAATGGCTGAAGGAACGCAGCGCCGACAGCCAGGCCTGA
- a CDS encoding type II 3-dehydroquinate dehydratase encodes MSNTVYVLNGPNLNLLGLREPEIYGSDTLDDIADMLEDRARELGLTIDMRQTNHEGMLVDWLHEAQAEGARAVLLNPAAYTHTSIALLDAVKAIRTPVIEVHLSDPATREPFRHHSYVGEAAARTVKGLGARSYLVALDSVTEL; translated from the coding sequence ATGTCCAACACCGTCTATGTCCTCAACGGACCCAATCTCAATCTGCTGGGCCTGCGCGAGCCGGAGATTTATGGTTCGGACACGCTCGACGATATTGCCGACATGCTGGAAGATCGCGCCCGCGAGCTGGGGCTGACGATCGACATGCGCCAGACCAATCATGAAGGGATGCTGGTCGACTGGCTGCACGAGGCGCAGGCGGAAGGGGCGCGGGCGGTCCTGCTCAACCCCGCCGCCTATACCCATACCTCGATCGCGCTGCTCGACGCGGTGAAGGCGATCCGCACCCCGGTGATCGAGGTGCATCTGTCCGATCCCGCAACGCGCGAGCCGTTTCGCCATCATTCCTATGTTGGTGAAGCGGCGGCGCGCACGGTGAAAGGCCTCGGCGCGAGGTCCTATCTGGTCGCGCTGGATAGCGTTACGGAATTGTAA
- a CDS encoding Txe/YoeB family addiction module toxin encodes MKIVFSSHAWEDYRYWCANDRKTLLRLNGLIEECRRNPFKGLGKPEPLRGELAGLWSRRINHRDRLVYRIAGKHPDQRLEIVQCKGHY; translated from the coding sequence GTGAAGATCGTCTTCTCCTCCCACGCCTGGGAAGATTACCGGTACTGGTGCGCGAATGATCGAAAAACACTGCTCCGCCTGAACGGCCTGATCGAGGAATGCCGAAGAAATCCCTTCAAGGGACTGGGCAAGCCCGAGCCGCTTCGGGGCGAGCTTGCCGGCCTCTGGTCCCGGCGGATTAACCACCGGGATCGTCTCGTCTACCGCATCGCCGGGAAGCATCCCGATCAAAGGCTGGAAATCGTTCAATGCAAAGGGCACTACTGA
- a CDS encoding type II toxin-antitoxin system Phd/YefM family antitoxin, protein MTYSDARKNLKSVMDKVVDHRSEVVVTRRNGEAVVMVSLSEWNSIVETEHLMASPKNARRLRESIAELDQDEGGEHDLVHP, encoded by the coding sequence ATGACCTACAGCGATGCGCGCAAAAACCTGAAGAGCGTGATGGACAAGGTGGTGGACCACCGTTCCGAAGTGGTCGTCACCCGCCGCAATGGAGAGGCTGTGGTGATGGTCTCGCTGTCCGAATGGAATTCTATTGTCGAGACCGAGCATCTAATGGCGAGTCCGAAGAATGCCCGGCGGCTGCGCGAAAGCATTGCCGAACTCGATCAGGATGAAGGTGGCGAGCACGATCTGGTCCATCCGTGA
- a CDS encoding histidine kinase dimerization/phospho-acceptor domain-containing protein: protein MQFDDRLATVLRHRAGGDRAARAQFRQLLDLLGARRDGFDRGLTSAAWLRLGALGEIVPASDRAAMIRDRGWRFRNPELAAHLAEDEPEVAAAALARADLETDDWEALIPRLPVRARGFLRLRRDLPSRVIELLETLGIHDRGLPDPGAGVQPDAAPRPVQQAEEAELLELTVPANDSGDEDDDQETAIGALVRRIEAFQRARAEGQTTDRAPRLPLGEQGEGDMPPLRGFAFTTDATGRIDWAEPAVASMVVGTRLSSPQARTALQRWQRLENARMHLRGAPQIAGEWIVDAAPRFTAQTGRFYGLAGKFRRPAARPAATDAGDTGGEADRIRQLLHELRTPVNAIQGFAEVIQQQLFGEVPHEYRALAANIAGDAARMLAGFDELDRLARIETGALEPLAGDCDFALLCRALAKQLEAVLAPRLSGFVLDIPAAPAIVPLALREGEALAWRLLATLASSLGTGETVELTMRVERGVVLLSATLPATLGAEEDVFATHPRAPQGGLSAGMFGAGFALRLVRAEAGLVGGAFERVDDTVQLALPLLTAPGRDSSPAESREPERHPEAR from the coding sequence ATGCAGTTCGACGACCGCCTCGCCACAGTGTTGCGCCACCGCGCAGGTGGTGACCGTGCCGCGCGTGCGCAGTTCCGGCAATTGCTGGACCTGCTGGGCGCCCGGCGGGACGGGTTCGACCGGGGGCTCACCTCGGCCGCGTGGTTGCGGCTGGGCGCTCTGGGCGAGATCGTGCCGGCGTCCGACCGGGCGGCGATGATTCGCGATCGGGGATGGCGCTTCCGCAATCCCGAACTGGCCGCTCACCTTGCCGAGGACGAGCCCGAAGTGGCGGCGGCGGCGCTGGCCCGTGCCGATCTGGAAACCGACGATTGGGAAGCGTTGATTCCGCGCCTGCCGGTTCGCGCGCGCGGCTTTCTCCGCCTGCGCCGCGATCTGCCCTCGCGCGTGATCGAGCTGCTTGAGACGCTGGGTATTCATGATCGCGGCCTGCCCGATCCCGGGGCCGGCGTTCAGCCGGACGCTGCTCCTCGCCCGGTACAGCAGGCGGAAGAGGCCGAGCTGCTGGAATTGACGGTGCCTGCGAACGATAGCGGGGACGAGGATGACGATCAGGAAACTGCGATCGGCGCTCTCGTACGGCGGATAGAGGCCTTTCAGCGCGCCCGGGCGGAAGGCCAGACAACCGATCGCGCGCCGCGCCTTCCGCTGGGGGAGCAGGGTGAAGGCGACATGCCGCCCCTGCGCGGGTTCGCCTTTACCACCGATGCCACCGGCCGGATCGACTGGGCCGAACCCGCCGTTGCATCGATGGTGGTGGGCACCCGGCTTTCCTCGCCGCAGGCCCGCACGGCCCTGCAACGTTGGCAACGGCTCGAAAATGCGCGAATGCACTTGCGCGGCGCGCCGCAGATCGCAGGCGAATGGATCGTCGATGCCGCGCCGCGATTTACCGCGCAGACCGGCAGGTTCTACGGCCTGGCCGGCAAGTTCCGCCGCCCTGCAGCCCGCCCCGCCGCGACGGATGCAGGCGATACGGGTGGGGAAGCGGATCGCATTCGCCAGCTCCTCCACGAACTGCGCACGCCGGTGAACGCGATTCAGGGTTTCGCGGAAGTCATCCAGCAACAGCTTTTCGGCGAGGTGCCGCACGAATATCGCGCGCTGGCCGCCAATATCGCCGGCGATGCCGCGCGGATGCTGGCCGGGTTCGACGAACTGGACCGGCTGGCGCGGATCGAAACCGGCGCTCTCGAACCGCTGGCGGGCGATTGCGATTTCGCGCTTCTGTGCAGGGCCCTGGCAAAGCAGCTGGAGGCAGTGCTCGCGCCGCGCCTTTCCGGTTTCGTGCTGGATATCCCGGCTGCCCCGGCGATCGTCCCGCTCGCTCTGCGCGAAGGCGAGGCGCTGGCCTGGCGGCTGCTGGCGACGCTCGCATCCTCTCTCGGCACCGGCGAAACGGTGGAACTGACGATGCGCGTGGAACGCGGCGTCGTTCTGCTCAGCGCGACACTGCCCGCAACCCTCGGGGCGGAGGAGGATGTTTTCGCAACCCATCCGCGCGCACCCCAGGGCGGGTTGAGCGCGGGCATGTTCGGGGCCGGGTTCGCGCTGCGGCTGGTCCGGGCGGAAGCGGGCCTTGTCGGCGGCGCGTTCGAACGTGTGGACGACACCGTGCAGCTCGCACTGCCGCTCTTGACCGCACCGGGGCGCGATTCTAGCCCGGCAGAAAGTCGCGAGCCAGAGCGACACCCCGAAGCGCGCTGA
- the accB gene encoding acetyl-CoA carboxylase biotin carboxyl carrier protein — protein MAENKGSAGRKPGMNVDTALVRELAEMLADTGLTEIEVEDGDRKVRVSRGGVAAAPAAFAAPAPAPAAPAPAAPAGDTPPAQPADDHAGALKSPMVGTVYLAAEPGADPFVKVGDSVQQGDTLVIVEAMKVMNPIVADKAGTIKAILVDNAQPVEFDQPLIVIG, from the coding sequence ATGGCCGAAAACAAAGGCAGCGCCGGGCGCAAGCCCGGCATGAACGTCGATACCGCGCTGGTCCGTGAACTGGCCGAAATGCTTGCGGACACAGGGCTTACCGAAATCGAGGTCGAGGATGGCGATCGCAAGGTGCGCGTTTCGCGCGGCGGCGTGGCTGCGGCACCTGCCGCTTTCGCCGCGCCGGCCCCCGCCCCTGCGGCGCCGGCCCCGGCCGCCCCGGCAGGCGACACGCCCCCGGCACAGCCGGCGGACGATCATGCCGGCGCACTGAAATCGCCGATGGTCGGAACCGTCTATCTCGCCGCCGAGCCGGGCGCCGATCCTTTCGTCAAGGTCGGCGACAGTGTGCAGCAGGGCGATACCCTGGTGATCGTGGAAGCGATGAAAGTGATGAACCCGATCGTCGCCGACAAGGCCGGCACGATCAAGGCGATCCTGGTCGACAACGCGCAGCCGGTCGAATTCGACCAGCCGCTGATCGTCATCGGCTGA
- a CDS encoding Lrp/AsnC family transcriptional regulator, with translation MANLDEIDRRLLAELQNEGRVTNVELAHRVGLTAPPCLRRVRSLEEDGVIRGYHAELDASKLGFAITVFAMVSLKSQAEDALREFETHMQELAEVREVHMLNGEIDFILKIVSRDLQSFQEFLTSKLTPAPNVASVKTSLTIRTSKHEPGVPLE, from the coding sequence ATGGCGAATCTGGACGAAATCGATCGGCGCCTGCTGGCCGAGTTGCAGAATGAAGGGCGTGTCACGAATGTCGAGCTGGCGCACCGCGTCGGCCTGACGGCGCCGCCGTGCCTGCGCCGCGTGCGCTCGCTGGAAGAAGACGGCGTAATCCGCGGCTATCATGCGGAACTGGACGCATCGAAGCTGGGCTTCGCGATCACCGTGTTCGCGATGGTCAGCCTGAAGAGCCAGGCCGAAGACGCGCTGCGCGAATTCGAAACGCACATGCAGGAACTGGCCGAAGTGCGCGAAGTGCACATGCTCAATGGCGAGATCGACTTCATCCTCAAGATCGTCAGCCGGGACCTGCAGAGCTTTCAGGAGTTCCTGACCAGCAAGCTGACCCCGGCCCCCAACGTGGCCAGCGTGAAGACCAGCCTGACGATCCGGACCAGCAAGCACGAACCGGGCGTGCCGCTGGAGTAG